The stretch of DNA GGGTTTgtcatgcatgcatgcatacgtgtcttattatatatatacatatatattatatatagatatatatataggtgaAAATGATATATGATCACGTAGGAGAGAATTTTTGGGATATAACATgatctaaatatataattttatagttATATTTTATGCTAAATTTAGTGAATGATTAATGTAACGTGGTTTAtggttgtaaatattttattttaattcatatttatttatttaattatatgagCTGTGATGAGTGAGCCTTAATTATTCAAGCTATTTTTTGTTGTAGATAATTTGCTTTGAATGGGAGcaaattattaattgatttgaGACCTGACAAAATTaagaatattattataatataatttacataattcAAGTTTAGAAACTAATTATTAACTAATAATAACTTTAACAAATATTGACCTTTAATTAGGACTAATTTGAGATCATTGATTATAGTAGAGGACATGAGTTTCTTAATCATTGGGAATTTTCCAATAATTTGTGGGAGAGATTCTTAAACATTCTTATGCTGAAAATGCATTATTTTGAAGTATATTATATATGAGTATGAAACACAACATATTATTCTAAAGTTTATTTTcgatactataaattatttttttaaaaaaaataaaaaaattagtaaaaatatctatttaactacaatttagtaaaataaatttgattataatttTTCACATACTAAAAACAAAGGCATGCCTATACTCAGGTTTGAGCTTTTCTTTTATGAGGGGTCAATTTTAGGGTGGCGATTCATATTTGTAGGTCGTGTTTGTGTCGTGTTAAGTTTTAAGTATTACAAGTAAATATTAAACTCAAACAACCCATTTATTAATCGTGTCAATAACTAAAACCAAAAttgtttataaatatattaaccCAACTCAATCTATTTATAAATAATCATGCTTAATTTTGATTAACTTATCAACTCAGATTTATAACaagtttataatatatttacaatatcattataatatatgtatgaGCAATTTAATTAACATGTTTATTtcctattaaattaaaaaaatacattcatgtaataaatataataaatttaagaaTATATATACTCTTACTGATATAGGTCATTTTCAGCTTCAGTGTATCAATCCAAACTTGACACTAGCCGTGTCAACTCAAAAataacccaaacccaaatccatttcTTTCGTGTTGATTTCGAGTTGTATTGTCGTATCTAACCTAAATTGCCAccttaatcaaattttttgtttttcactttaaaaaaaaagaatatacactaataaaacttcaaaaataaaaattagtaatATGCGCGcataaaaacacataaaagtggGAATTAAGGGAATATTATGCTTTGTTTattttgtgattttataaagTGGGACAAGTGATTACAATATAAAatctattaaataatttttaagaattGATTCCAGATCATTTTGACAAGTACTAAAATTCAAGCATATATATCAATTGCTTATATATTCAATCATATTATATAACAagctttctttttattattattatttattcatttagtaCAAATGGGTTGAATGAATTACAACATTATACATAACACAAAGTGTTGAAGTAATTGATGATTATACTTGTCATACAATCTATACTATTATTCTCTATATTTTCAATTCATTTATTATATTCTCTTTTGTACAGCAATGAACAAAACCAGAAAAATGGGTGAAacaagtaaaaatatatatggtaAGAGTTTGACTCAATGAACCAACTACATCATCATCTTCAACATCTTTAATTGGGtagttagattttttttcaacaaaGGCTTCAAAGTAATTTTGGTAACCTGTGTTCTTCATATAAGGTGAGCTTGTTGTAAACTTCATCATTTCCATGGCCTACAACGCATTGAATTGAATCGATTAAATCAACAAAATCCTACTCCTTAAACTTTCATCCACAACAAGCGTCAGTTAGTAAAATTAGAAATAGTTTGAGGAAATCTCTAACCGTCTGAAAAAGTTTATTAAGAGACACGATTTGGTATATGTTTAATTTCGGGGaccaaaaatcttaattagtctAACAATAATGATAGAATTTTACATATTATTACCTGGAAACTGAAAGTGAATTCCCTTGCTTTCTTGCTTACTCGAGCAGTTGGGTGCGATTGAAGCTTTTCGTACATTACTCGAGCTTCATTTCGCCTGTCAATCAAGGAAGACAATGCAGCACGAAGTTACTTTCTCCTTGAAATTGAACAAATAGGGTtagttagttaagttagttttaTGCAACATCATAAGTTGATCAAAATGAATACTTTGAAGTTTGAACTTGTGCTAGGCTACATAAGATTGGGATTACAACATCCCCGAATTGCTTGATTTGTGTTCTTGACAGAGAGGATGTGAATCATCTTTTCTTCTCTTGCATTAACAGCCATGCTTGTATAAACCAAAATCAAGTCTTGGTTAGGATGAAAGGCTAATCCCACTGAATGTGGCTGCTCTTGCAGCAGTGGTTTATCACATTTGGAAAACTAGAAATGAAGCTCTTTGGGAATGTAAAGTCATGCAAATTAATTGTATAGTGAATCAAAGGGTCTCCAAACACAATTGTGAATTGTATAGATAATGATTTGGTTAATCACAACTCTTCATGTATAGTTTTGAGTTGTCTGGTTTTAGTTTCCCCTTTTGAGAAGATTGGTGTTCATTGGTGGCTCTAAAATTTCATTGGGTGAAATAAATTTCTTCTATTTACCAAAAACAATGAATACTTAGCAAAAAAAGAAATGTAGAAAAAGACTAGTTTAATCCATACAAGTGTCTCTTATCCCATAAGAAGACAAAAATTTAAGGTTTCTTAGTTGTCCTAATTATGAGAAAGGCCTCATTTTGCAATTTCATATACTAATAAATCTCATACCTTCCTAGTGAATCTTCACAAATAGACCATTGCAGAGCTGCTAATCCATAGAGTTCGCTCTACAAAAACAGTAACTAATTGTAACAAAACACAAAAACATGAATCTTCATGTATTACCCAAATTTGAATTAACCATGTTACCTTGAATGGCAACTTCTCCATAATCTTTTCATAATAAGGTAATGCTTCCTTAAGCTCTCCAATATTCATCAATGACTCACCATCATTCAAAGCCTGAACATGAAACTCTGCAATCTTAATTACAACATCAAACTAAACACATCAAGTAATTCAAATGCAAGAGAAGAAAAATGTAATGAACACATAGAGCGAAAAATAGAACTTAAGAGACAAAACAAGAAATTTATATTGGTTTAGTTCAAGATTGATTTGATCTATTTTCTTAATCCAGTTTGAAAGGACTATCGCCCTTCTTTACTAATCGAAACAGAGATATCAATCTCAAAAACTACAAGCAAATAATCTCAGTAAATCTTCTCATGGCGTAATACTTTAACACTCATAAGACTCACAATCTCGGAGCTAACATGTTCAATGAGGAGTACCAACTCCTTTTATAGGACAAAGGACCGAATATACCAATTGAGCAAGACAGTTAAGTTAGTTTGAAATACTAACTAACAGGATATTAGTTGGAGATTTAGCTGTCAATTAGAGTTTTTACATGTTTCCAATTAACTTGGCAAATCAATATTCAATTTGAGTTGAGAAGGAACATTATATTTCTCATATGAACAAACCTTCTCACACTCAGCTTTGAGTTTCGGATCAATATTCAACCCAAACTGCCTCTTATAAGCAGCAATCAATTCCTTCGTACGAGCATCTTTAGCCGCTCTCTCTTCGGCTGTTTCAAGCGCTTCATCGGGATTAATCACTCGCCCACCACCAAACTACAACCATAAAAGATAAGTTTCACCGAattcaacaaacaaacaaataaacaatCGACCATATACCGTTTTCGAAATGTTGCTCGGTCTAGGAAATACTCCCCAAGAAGACACCTTTGGCTTGTAAACATCAGACATATCTCCTTGAGCATCAACATTTGATGAGTTTGCATCATCAATGAACTTACTTGAATCTCCAACAATAAACTCCACCTCGGGAATGTCTCCTTCTGGAAAAGGATCTGAGATTGGAGCTAACCCGGCTGGAAGCCCCCTACCAGTCTTCTTATCAGCAAAGTTTAGTCCCACAAAATCAAGGCTTGAAACTGAAAGCTCTCCTTTCTTGCCACCTTTCTTCTCCACAGTCCCACCACTTGAATTTTCACCATTTTCCTTCAATCCTAAAAAGTTAATGGGCACTAATTTTAACTCAAATTATcatcaaaaaatgaaaactttACATAAATAACAACCTCAGAACTATCAATACCATCTTCAATGAACTCTATCTCAACTAAAATACCTGAAATTTTGTAAACCACTAATTTTAACTCAAATTATCataagaaaataacttttcaCTAATAACAACATCAAAACCAGCTTCAATGAATTCTATTATAACTAAAAAATCCTGAAATTTTGTTCTTGGAAACCACTAATATTAACTCAAATTATCATCAAAATACGAAAACTTTTCACAAATAACAACCTCAGAAACCATCTTCAATGAATTCTATCATAGCTAAAATACCCGAAATTTGTTCTTGGAAACCACTAATTTTAACTCAAATATCTTCAAACTATGAGAACATTTCTCAAATAATAAACTCAGAAGGTCCATCAAAAACAGCTTCAATGAACTCTTATCATTAACTAAAATACTTGAAATTTAGCTCTAGGAAATCACTAATTTTAACTCAAAATTATCATCAAAATATAAAAGCTTTTCTCAAATAATAACCTCAGAACCATCAAAACCAGCTTAAATGAACTCTTTCACAACTAAAATACCTGAACTTTTGTTCTTGGAAACAACAAGTTTTAACTCAAATATCAtgaaaaaatttcacaaataacaaCCTGAAATACTCAAATTATCGTGAAAAGAAGTAAACTTTTCACAAATAACAACCTCAAAACCATCAAAACCAGCTTAAATGAACTctatcataactaaaaaacctCAAATTTTGTTCTTAGAAACCACTAATATTAACTcaaattatcattaaaaaatgaaaactttCACAAATAACAACCTCAGAACTATCAACACCAGCTTCAAGAAACTCTTATCATAACTAAAGTACCTGAAATTTCGTTTCTGGAAACCATATCTGACTCAGGCATTTTCTCGGTCACATCACCAGCACCATTATCAATTTTCAAATCAGGGGTGGACTGAGTCGAGTTCTTGTACTTCATAGCTTTAGCAAAAGCAAGCTTAACTGGGTCAACAGGAGCCGTTGACTCAGGCTCAGATTTTGTGTCAGGTGAAATGGGTTTTGGAGATTGAGATTCATTTAAAGAAAAGGTGAGTTTGAATGGCTTAAAGGTGTGAACTTTAATGGTGGAAATTGTAGTGTTGAATGAAGAAAGATATGAAGCTTGAAGGGTAGCCATGGATATGGCATATGGAAGTTGTTTAGGAGTTAATTTGTGTGGTGGAGATGAAgcttagaagaagaagaagaagccatTGGAATTTTATCAGAGTTCAGAAATGTCTGGTATTTCAGTTACATTTGGGTGTCGTTTTTAAAGACAAAGTGTCGTTTGTACAAATGATTtgtgtttggtaaattataaatgGGGTAAATATTACTCTCAATGCACCCCTAAAAGGGATTTCACCGATGCACCCCTATCAGTTATGGCATCTTAGAGAATTTTttagttcaatttttttattattgtttacgTTGTAGTTATATTTAACACATTTTAGGGTGGCAAAATGTATCATCGTGTTATGTTCGTGTCATAATTTATGTGACCGGCTTTTATATTTCGTGTCAAGCGCGTTGACCTATTTTTTTTGACTCGTGTCTAATTTTCTCAACCCGTAAAAAATCGTGTTGTGTTAGTGTAGTTCCATTTTAACCTGTTTTGTTATTATTGAAATTGCAGTTGTAGAGAAAAATAATAACTTTAAGTTCCAttagaaaatttatatacatttatgtatttatagTTTTGGCTGCTTCTACAATACACCCCTTAAAAGGTTCTATTTGTTTCggcattcagaaaaaaaaaaaaaaaattaatccaatttttttcatattcgtgtacgttataattatttaagatattctacaaaattttaaaaaaatcgaaataatttacaatataaaaagtagtattcaaacaatttattttacacgtgtataaaataaatagtCATACGTACAACACACTATTtgaaccttgttttcaaggtgttaaatttttttaaatttctcaaaattttacagaatgtcttaaataattagaCACCAAAACAGATAGAAGTGCATCTATGTATTCCTTTTAAGAGAGTACATTATaaaattttctaataattttttacatatgtaataaaaattaaaattattaaaatatttttaacttcattttaaagaaaattaaatttaattttttttaacttaacattaaatcactaaatatatattttacatgCCAATATATTTTACATGCCAAGCGTGTCAAATTCGTGTTAAGCAAAATATGATTAACCTATTTTTATTTCCAATAGTTTTCCAAATCAAATTCAATCCGAAACCAAAACAACCGATCCATTTATTGGTTAAGAATCGGATGGCCACCAAGTtatcgaaattcaagagaaaatcAGAGATTTTGTGAAGAACTTGATGAAACTAGTTACTACAAAATCTCtcaaatttcacaaatacatgAGATTTCAGCACCACTCATATCTAAAGAAGATCAATCTTTACTCACACcataatttctttttaaaatttccaatattcaaaaaaaaaaaattctaaagaaGAAAAGGTTTACTCTGTCACTAATACAAAAGGTCACAAAAGTAAAAACATTCCTCAAACTCTTTCTAATTAACGAAAAGAACAATAAACAAAACCTTTCTTCTAACTGTTTTCCCAAATCAACGGTTAGCCTTGGCAACACGTTCGATCTCATCTTTCTTTTTGATCGCATAACTGTATAGAAACAGAAAACAGTGATTTAGAAACAATAACATATAGAATGATAATCATGTCATTGTCAAAGAAGTTGATCTCACCTGTTGGAGGAACCTTTTGCAGCGTTAATGAGCTCGTCGGCCAAACATTCAGCGATTGTCTTGACATTTCTGAAGGCAGATTCACGAGCACCGGTGGTGAGGAGATAGATAGCCTGGTTGACACGACGGAGAGGGGAAATATCAACAGCTTGACGCCTGACAACACCAGCTGATCCAATACGAGTGGCATCTTCCCTAGGTCCACTGGTTTGCAGCAAATAAAATCATTATACACAAATATCAATAGCAATACTAACAAAAAGACATGAAAGTGTTAAATTCGGATACCTGTTAACCACAGCATCAACTATGACTTGAATTGGGTTCAAGTCGGTTAGCAGATGGATGATTTCCATGGCGTGTCTGATGATTCTAACAGCCATAATCTTCTTTCCATTGTTGCGACCGTGCATCATGAGAGAGTTGGTAAGCCTCTCGACAATTGGGCACTGAGCCTTCCTGAACCTCTTCACTGAGTATCTCCCAGCAGTGTGGGGAACATAAGTGGCGTGCTTAGCGGGTACAACTCCGACATAATCAGCAAGTGAAATGTCACTTACCTACATGAGAGCATGAGCACAAGCACAAGGATATGGTTACGAATAAACAAAGGCTCGCAATGAAAATCTTgaagttttttcatttttacacttcaaaacagtttatttttgtatttttacgaaatttcaCACAGAAACCCCTATAGgacagaacaacttaaatcataactaaaatctgtatagcaacccacatagaaaccACCGAAGCAACCTAAaccgtaaattttaaaaaaacaattaaaaaatagtatatggggtaattccctAAAAAAAACTTCTATATGAACAAATAACTACCAAACTCGTATTATGCTAAATAAGTAACTAAAAAACTGGTTCTGGTTCATAAGCATAGAGAACAAAGATATAGTTGTAGATTACAAAGTGTAATAATGAAACTCTTCCAAAATGACCAAATAACTATCAAACTCATTATGCACAATTCACTATAACAAAGAACCTCgttaaaattgaaaagaaaagctTTGACAAGTTAATGGAAATTTCCCAATTCGTCTTTTTTtgatggaaataaaatttcattaaCAAGACAAATCGTCCAACACTATAGACGTAAATAAACTCAGTAAGAACATCACTCCCACCGAAAACTCGTTCTGGAAAAGAACAGGAAGCTCTAGCAAAACTATGAGCTACTCTAGCAAATCGATACACAAACAGACTCCAATCATACAATCAAATAAATGTCTATAGTCATTAACAACTAAACCATATAATAGTGGTTGgttcttaaatcaacaaatataatatttttcaaattaattcatATTCATACAAGCAAAAAGTAATTACCTGAGAAAATATCAATCaaatattcattaaaaaaaaacacactttGAACTTATCTACCAAAGCCATACAAAAAGCATACTTGACTCTAAATTTACTACATTGAACACAAATCACAGGGTCTTCTCAATTTCAGATACATATGACCTAAATATTGTGTAAAAAAATCGTTCTTTTCAACGTTTAGTTTGGTAAATCAGCCTAATAATCTTCTTAAActgataataattataaaactgAGAACCTGAACATCCTCAAAGCTCCATCGATTGAAAAGCTTGACTTCATGTTGTTCCTGAATGATTGCTTCCGCCATGGCTGAGAGGTGAGAGTGTCTCTCTCGTCGTGATTCTGAGGCGCCgagggagagagagaaaaacACTTCGCTAGGGTTTTAGTACTTCTCTGGCTCGTTGGGgtcaaattataataatagaaaaaatagtgttaaaatttaaaatttgaaacttTTGTGATtagataaatatcatttttatcttatttaataacttttttttttatataatttaatagagTTTTTTGCGGTTAAATTCTCTCAATTATTACTCTTGTACTTAATTAAGCTCAAATTTTGACGATAAAactttttaaattactaaattGTTTGTAAATTTAGGTTATGTGTACACTCTTATATACAtttactaggtgattgttacgtgccaagccacgtagtgttagttttatttaatattttagttttttatttgaattaataattaaaatagtataattatttgaacgatttattttataaaaataaaatatgtgtcagtatatttagtaagtaaaatatagttgtgttataataatgtatgttattaatagtaaaatgtacattaatcttctaattgaaaaaagttctattatctcatttcatatctaataatagctacacaactatatatttatagactttcacattctttgcaaattactaataagcaccaataatattttcatattctaatattcttcaaccttctcctcttggtggtaaaattaaaaataaaactaaaaataagcacaaacatataaggtaaatacta from Cannabis sativa cultivar Pink pepper isolate KNU-18-1 chromosome 2, ASM2916894v1, whole genome shotgun sequence encodes:
- the LOC115721350 gene encoding LOW QUALITY PROTEIN: uncharacterized protein LOC115721350 (The sequence of the model RefSeq protein was modified relative to this genomic sequence to represent the inferred CDS: deleted 1 base in 1 codon), with protein sequence MATLQASYLSSFNTTISTIKVHTFKPFKLTFSLNESQSPKPISPDTKSEPESTAPVDPVKLAFAKAMKYKNSTQSTPDLKIDNGAGDVTEKMPESDMVSRNEISVPINFLGLKENGENSSGGTVEKKGGKKGELSVSSLDFVGLNFADKKTGRGLPAGLAPISDPFPEGDIPEVEFIVGDSSKFIDDANSSNVDAQGDMSDVYKPKVSSWGVFPRPSNISKTFGGGRVINPDEALETAEERAAKDARTKELIAAYKRQFGLNIDPKLKAECEKALNDGESLMNIGELKEALPYYEKIMEKLPFKSELYGLAALQWSICEDSLGRRNEARVMYEKLQSHPTARVSKKAREFTFSFQAMEMMKFTTSSPYMKNTGYQNYFEAFVEKKSNYPIKDVEDDDVVGSLSQTLTYIFLLVSPIFLVLFIAVQKRI
- the LOC115719737 gene encoding small ribosomal subunit protein uS7 translates to MAEAIIQEQHEVKLFNRWSFEDVQVSDISLADYVGVVPAKHATYVPHTAGRYSVKRFRKAQCPIVERLTNSLMMHGRNNGKKIMAVRIIRHAMEIIHLLTDLNPIQVIVDAVVNSGPREDATRIGSAGVVRRQAVDISPLRRVNQAIYLLTTGARESAFRNVKTIAECLADELINAAKGSSNSYAIKKKDEIERVAKANR